The following coding sequences are from one Phenylobacterium glaciei window:
- a CDS encoding FkbM family methyltransferase has protein sequence MASIRVLGHAFRAWRRNMKWAKHEPETPYLADLLSGAPVCLHVGASDGRHSYVMTQVAPDARIYAFEPSAFTFEVLQHCLAWHGISRHVTPVHAAVSDTEGEMLLVTPKKTSGRMGRAYAFVSDTAPEGKVRPDLEDTGVELQPTPVVTLDGYCAANGIGRVDFIRMDIEGAEQKALTGALGIIDRDRPHVLLEIHPAMLEARFGGSAEAVVEMFRSRGYRMFALNGDRLEERTTVVPNLPWKDYFFVHPSRGPKLPDGVFKARMAA, from the coding sequence ATGGCTTCGATACGCGTGCTCGGTCACGCTTTCCGCGCTTGGCGGCGCAATATGAAGTGGGCCAAGCACGAGCCGGAAACGCCATATCTGGCCGACCTGCTGTCCGGCGCCCCGGTGTGCCTGCACGTCGGCGCCAGCGATGGCCGCCATTCCTACGTCATGACCCAGGTCGCGCCCGATGCGCGCATCTACGCTTTTGAGCCCTCGGCCTTCACCTTCGAGGTGCTGCAGCACTGCCTGGCCTGGCACGGCATTTCTCGCCATGTGACCCCGGTGCACGCCGCGGTCTCCGACACCGAGGGCGAGATGCTGCTGGTGACGCCGAAGAAGACCTCCGGGCGCATGGGCCGCGCCTACGCCTTCGTCTCCGACACCGCGCCGGAGGGCAAGGTGCGCCCCGACCTGGAGGACACCGGCGTCGAGCTGCAACCCACCCCCGTGGTCACCCTGGACGGCTACTGCGCGGCCAACGGCATCGGCCGGGTCGACTTCATCCGCATGGATATCGAGGGCGCCGAGCAGAAGGCGCTGACCGGCGCCCTGGGCATCATCGACCGCGACCGTCCCCACGTGCTGCTGGAAATCCACCCCGCCATGCTGGAGGCCCGCTTCGGCGGCTCGGCGGAAGCGGTGGTGGAGATGTTCCGTTCGCGTGGCTATCGCATGTTCGCCCTCAACGGCGACCGGCTGGAGGAGCGCACCACCGTGGTGCCCAACCTGCCCTGGAAGGACTACTTCTTCGTCCACCCCAGCCGGGGCCCCAAACTCCCCGACGGCGTCTTCAAGGCGCGGATGGCGGCGTAG
- a CDS encoding Zn-dependent alcohol dehydrogenase, with translation MKAAVLREVGKPLQIEDVQIHKPGPHEVLIRTKAAGLCHSDLHFMLGSYPTVLPTVLGHESAGVVEQVGSEVRTVKVGDHVITCLSAYCGHCDQCLTGHLSLCVSPETKRGKDDEPRLSAANGPMAQYLNLSSFAEQMLIHEHACVAIRKDMPLDRAALIGCSVMTGVGAAIHTSSVRPGETVAVIGLGGVGLAAVNGAAIAGAGRIIAIDNVGSKHNLAMQFGATDFIDASQTDAVKEVLEMTKGGVHHSFEAIGLSKTAEQAFNMLRRGGTANIIGMIPVGQTITLMGAAFLGEKKLQGSMMGSNRFPVDMPRLVDMYMSGKLKLDEMISQRIKLEQVNEGFDDMKKGGLARSVIMFD, from the coding sequence ATGAAAGCCGCAGTGCTGCGCGAAGTGGGCAAGCCGCTTCAGATCGAAGACGTCCAGATCCACAAGCCGGGCCCGCACGAGGTGCTGATCCGCACCAAGGCCGCCGGCCTGTGCCACTCCGACCTCCACTTCATGCTGGGCTCATACCCGACCGTCCTGCCGACGGTTCTCGGCCATGAGAGCGCCGGCGTCGTCGAACAGGTGGGGTCCGAGGTCCGCACGGTGAAGGTCGGCGACCACGTCATCACCTGCCTGTCGGCCTATTGCGGCCACTGCGATCAGTGCCTCACCGGCCACCTGTCGCTCTGCGTCTCGCCCGAGACCAAGCGCGGCAAGGACGATGAGCCCCGCCTCAGCGCCGCCAACGGCCCGATGGCCCAATACCTGAACCTGTCGTCCTTCGCCGAGCAGATGCTGATCCACGAGCACGCCTGCGTCGCCATCCGCAAGGACATGCCCCTGGACCGCGCTGCCTTGATCGGCTGCTCGGTGATGACCGGCGTCGGCGCCGCGATCCACACCTCCAGCGTCCGTCCGGGCGAAACCGTGGCCGTCATCGGCCTGGGTGGCGTCGGTCTGGCGGCGGTCAACGGCGCGGCGATCGCCGGCGCCGGCCGGATCATCGCCATCGACAACGTCGGCTCCAAGCACAATCTCGCCATGCAGTTCGGCGCCACCGACTTCATCGACGCCTCCCAGACCGATGCGGTCAAGGAAGTGCTCGAGATGACCAAGGGCGGGGTGCACCACTCCTTCGAGGCCATCGGCCTGAGCAAGACCGCCGAGCAGGCCTTCAACATGCTGCGACGTGGCGGCACGGCCAACATCATCGGCATGATCCCGGTCGGCCAGACCATCACCCTGATGGGCGCCGCCTTCCTGGGCGAGAAGAAGCTTCAGGGCTCGATGATGGGCTCGAACCGCTTCCCGGTCGACATGCCGCGCCTGGTGGACATGTACATGTCGGGCAAGCTGAAGCTCGACGAGATGATCTCCCAGCGCATCAAGCTGGAACAGGTCAACGAGGGCTTCGACGACATGAAGAAGGGCGGGCTGGCCCGCTCTGTCATCATGTTCGACTGA
- a CDS encoding alpha/beta fold hydrolase has translation MARKRPKGVLEITWAVAESAAAGRKEHVPVGADYPDTVVRRISFAAGGGLGWKLSAIESPRAKPAPWKIVVVTGAPSWAEYWAPAIAALPLDREMVVVDRPGYAGSEPVDYVGDIRQQALALSPLLQARSGQKILLVGQSYGAAIATLMAAANPGRVAGLVLLSGYYGQPGPTAEWLLKVGARMLKIIPRDVRHAVLEVTNQAGQLEGMHAALRNLKVPVHVVHGDKDDFAPIELAEKLVAETRTRRPMRFERVIGANHFLNDGPAEDLLATLEGCIPRRWELKLNWPRWLDISQVPKLKARSSAPA, from the coding sequence GTGGCGCGTAAACGGCCCAAGGGCGTTCTGGAAATCACCTGGGCCGTGGCCGAGTCCGCTGCGGCGGGCCGCAAGGAGCATGTCCCGGTCGGCGCCGACTATCCCGACACCGTGGTGCGCCGCATCAGTTTCGCCGCCGGCGGCGGTCTGGGCTGGAAGCTGTCGGCCATCGAGAGCCCGCGCGCCAAGCCCGCCCCCTGGAAGATCGTCGTCGTCACCGGCGCGCCGTCCTGGGCCGAGTATTGGGCGCCGGCGATCGCCGCCCTGCCGCTGGACCGCGAGATGGTGGTGGTGGACCGCCCCGGCTATGCTGGCTCCGAACCCGTCGACTATGTCGGCGACATCCGCCAGCAGGCCCTGGCGCTCAGCCCCCTGCTGCAGGCCCGGTCTGGCCAGAAGATCCTGCTGGTGGGTCAGTCCTACGGCGCGGCCATCGCCACCCTGATGGCGGCGGCCAACCCCGGCAGGGTCGCGGGCCTGGTGCTGCTGTCGGGCTACTACGGCCAGCCGGGACCGACCGCCGAGTGGCTGCTGAAGGTTGGGGCGCGGATGCTGAAGATCATCCCCCGCGACGTCCGCCATGCCGTGCTGGAGGTCACCAACCAGGCCGGCCAGCTGGAGGGGATGCACGCGGCCCTGCGCAATCTTAAGGTCCCGGTCCATGTCGTTCACGGCGACAAGGACGACTTCGCCCCCATCGAACTGGCCGAAAAGCTGGTGGCCGAGACCCGTACCCGCCGGCCCATGCGGTTCGAGCGGGTGATCGGCGCCAACCACTTTCTCAACGACGGGCCGGCCGAGGACCTGCTGGCCACCTTGGAGGGCTGCATTCCGCGCCGGTGGGAGCTCAAGCTCAACTGGCCGCGGTGGCTAGACATCAGCCAGGTTCCCAAGCTCAAGGCCAGGTCGTCGGCTCCGGCCTAG
- a CDS encoding aspartate kinase, whose product MSRLVMKFGGTSVADLERIRRVGRLVAAEVAAGHQVAVVVSAMSGKTNELVAWTDGAGAAGQGLPPSDDEYDVVVASGEQVTAGLLAMTLRNMGIPARSWMGWQIPIIADDAHGRARIDDVPPENLIEAMDKGQVAVIAGFQGVTRDGRIATLGRGGSDTSAVAIAAAVKAIRCDIYTDVDGVYTTDPRIESKARKLNKISYEEMLEMASLGAKVLQTRSVELAMAQNVPVRVLSSFVEPGEAPGQGTIVCDEEEIMEKRIVSGVAYSRDEAKITLYGLPDHPGVSSVIFGALADANVNVDMIVQSHARTADTANMEFTVGKRDAARAVEIVRAAQPQIGFEDVAVNEDVAKVSVIGVGMRSHTGVAKTMFGALAEKGVNIQVISTSEIKISVLIDAAYTELAVRALHAAYGLDQL is encoded by the coding sequence ATGTCCCGGCTGGTGATGAAATTCGGCGGTACGTCCGTCGCTGACCTGGAGCGCATCCGGCGCGTGGGTCGGCTGGTGGCCGCCGAGGTGGCCGCGGGCCATCAGGTGGCCGTGGTGGTTTCGGCCATGTCCGGCAAGACCAACGAGCTGGTGGCCTGGACCGACGGCGCCGGCGCAGCAGGCCAGGGCCTACCGCCCTCCGACGATGAGTACGACGTCGTGGTGGCCTCGGGCGAACAGGTGACCGCCGGCCTGCTGGCCATGACCCTGCGCAACATGGGCATCCCGGCCCGCTCCTGGATGGGCTGGCAGATCCCGATCATCGCCGACGACGCCCACGGCCGCGCGCGCATCGATGACGTGCCGCCGGAGAACCTGATCGAGGCCATGGACAAGGGTCAGGTGGCGGTGATCGCCGGCTTCCAGGGCGTCACCCGAGACGGCCGCATCGCAACGCTTGGGCGCGGCGGCTCCGACACCAGCGCCGTGGCGATCGCGGCGGCCGTGAAGGCCATCCGCTGCGACATCTATACCGACGTTGACGGCGTCTACACCACCGACCCGCGGATCGAGAGCAAGGCGCGCAAGCTCAACAAGATCTCCTACGAGGAGATGCTGGAGATGGCCTCCCTGGGCGCCAAGGTGCTGCAGACCCGCTCCGTCGAACTCGCCATGGCCCAGAACGTGCCGGTGCGGGTGCTGTCCAGTTTTGTCGAGCCCGGCGAAGCGCCCGGCCAAGGCACCATCGTGTGCGACGAGGAAGAGATCATGGAAAAGCGCATCGTGAGCGGGGTCGCCTATAGCCGCGACGAGGCCAAGATCACGCTGTACGGCCTGCCCGACCATCCCGGGGTTTCCTCGGTGATCTTCGGGGCGCTGGCCGACGCCAACGTAAATGTGGACATGATCGTCCAGAGCCACGCCCGCACCGCCGACACCGCCAATATGGAATTCACGGTGGGCAAGCGCGACGCCGCCCGCGCCGTGGAGATCGTCCGCGCCGCCCAGCCGCAGATCGGCTTCGAGGACGTGGCGGTCAACGAGGACGTGGCCAAGGTCTCGGTGATCGGGGTCGGCATGCGCAGCCACACCGGCGTCGCCAAGACCATGTTCGGCGCCCTGGCCGAGAAGGGCGTCAACATCCAGGTGATCTCGACGTCCGAGATCAAGATCAGCGTTCTGATCGATGCGGCCTATACGGAGCTGGCCGTGCGAGCGCTGCACGCGGCCTACGGGCTGGACCAGCTCTAG
- a CDS encoding long-chain fatty acid--CoA ligase, with translation MLALMMDRALSLPSILEYAATYHGDREVVTRTVEGPIHRYTYADALVRAKQMAKALTALGVKRGDRVATLAWSTHRHFELYYAVSGIGAVLHTINPRLHPDQVAWVANHAEDSVLLFDITFGELVGELAPKLATVKTFVALTDRAHLPPESPAGTLVYEDLIAANTADFTWPELDERTASGLCYTSGTTGNPKGVLYSHRATVLHAMAMVQPDAFDLGARDAVLPCAQMYHANAWCTPYGAPLVGAKLILPGRQLDGPSICELAVAEKATFLLGVPTIWIGVLDHLDQTQQKLTSVRTVAVGGSAPTAALISRIEDQMGATVRQIWGMTETSPMGVINTPLPTHAGEDAAVATTRKLKQGRGLWGVEMRILAEDGSEQPRDGASPGALQVRGPWVSSAYFKNEGAQAFTDDGWFDTGDIATLDPEGYLRLTDRAKDVIKSGGEWISTLDLEDAVSSHPAVAMAAAIGVPHPKWDERPLLLVTLRPGQTADPEELKTHVAARVAKWWTPDEVRIVEALPIGPTGKVLKRELRDQLSTAPEN, from the coding sequence ATGCTGGCCTTGATGATGGACCGGGCGCTGAGCCTGCCGTCCATCCTGGAATACGCGGCGACCTATCACGGCGACCGGGAGGTGGTGACGCGCACCGTCGAGGGGCCGATCCACCGCTATACCTATGCCGACGCCCTTGTCCGCGCCAAGCAGATGGCCAAGGCCCTGACGGCCCTGGGCGTCAAGCGCGGCGACCGGGTCGCGACCCTGGCCTGGAGCACCCACCGCCACTTCGAACTGTACTACGCCGTCAGCGGCATCGGCGCCGTGTTGCACACCATCAATCCGCGCCTGCATCCCGACCAGGTGGCCTGGGTGGCCAATCACGCCGAGGACAGCGTGCTGCTGTTCGACATCACCTTCGGCGAGCTGGTGGGCGAGTTGGCCCCGAAGCTCGCCACCGTGAAGACCTTCGTGGCCCTCACCGACCGCGCGCACCTGCCGCCGGAGTCGCCGGCCGGGACCCTGGTCTATGAGGACCTGATCGCCGCCAATACGGCCGACTTCACTTGGCCCGAGCTTGATGAGCGGACCGCCTCGGGCCTCTGCTACACCTCGGGCACCACTGGCAATCCGAAGGGGGTGCTCTATTCGCACCGCGCCACCGTGCTGCACGCCATGGCCATGGTGCAGCCCGACGCCTTCGACCTGGGGGCCCGCGACGCGGTCCTGCCGTGTGCTCAGATGTACCACGCCAACGCCTGGTGCACGCCCTATGGCGCGCCGCTGGTGGGGGCCAAGCTGATCCTGCCGGGCCGCCAGTTGGACGGCCCCTCGATCTGCGAACTGGCGGTGGCGGAGAAGGCCACCTTCCTGCTGGGCGTCCCCACCATCTGGATCGGGGTGCTGGACCACCTGGACCAGACCCAGCAGAAGCTCACCAGCGTGCGCACCGTCGCCGTTGGCGGCTCGGCCCCCACCGCGGCCCTGATCTCCCGCATCGAGGACCAGATGGGCGCCACCGTGCGCCAGATCTGGGGGATGACCGAGACCAGCCCCATGGGGGTGATCAACACCCCCCTGCCGACCCATGCCGGGGAGGACGCCGCCGTCGCGACCACCCGCAAGCTGAAGCAGGGCCGCGGCCTCTGGGGCGTGGAGATGCGCATCCTGGCCGAGGACGGCTCGGAACAGCCCCGCGATGGGGCCAGCCCCGGCGCCCTGCAGGTGCGGGGTCCCTGGGTCTCGTCGGCCTATTTCAAGAACGAGGGGGCCCAGGCCTTCACCGACGACGGCTGGTTTGACACCGGTGACATCGCCACCCTCGACCCTGAAGGCTACCTGCGCCTCACCGACCGCGCCAAGGACGTCATCAAGTCGGGCGGGGAGTGGATATCCACCCTGGACCTGGAGGACGCGGTCTCTTCCCATCCCGCGGTGGCCATGGCCGCCGCCATCGGCGTGCCGCATCCCAAGTGGGACGAGCGGCCCCTGCTGTTGGTCACCCTGCGCCCCGGCCAGACCGCCGATCCGGAAGAGCTGAAGACCCACGTCGCCGCCCGCGTCGCCAAGTGGTGGACGCCCGACGAGGTGCGGATCGTCGAGGCCCTGCCCATCGGCCCGACCGGAAAGGTGCTCAAGCGGGAGCTGCGTGACCAGTTGAGCACAGCCCCGGAAAACTAA
- the ubiG gene encoding bifunctional 2-polyprenyl-6-hydroxyphenol methylase/3-demethylubiquinol 3-O-methyltransferase UbiG, producing MTVASSIDPADVERFSRIAAEWWDPKGKFAPLHKFNPVRLSFIREQALVRFGRDSQARQPFEGLRLLDIGCGGGLLSEPMTRLGFSVTGVDASERNIGTAKAHADEQKLDIDYRAGTAEGLEADGAGPFDVILNMEVIEHVADPGEYLRSCSRLLAPGGLMIVATLNRTLKAFALAKVGAEYVLRWLPAGTHDWTKFLKPDELRGFLKDEKLQVQGPFGVAFDPMNGRWCRSSDCDINYMMTVTRDAS from the coding sequence ATGACCGTCGCTTCCAGCATCGACCCCGCAGACGTCGAACGCTTCTCCCGCATCGCCGCCGAATGGTGGGATCCGAAGGGCAAGTTCGCGCCCCTGCACAAATTCAACCCTGTGCGCCTGTCCTTCATCCGCGAGCAGGCCCTGGTCCGCTTCGGCCGCGACAGCCAGGCGCGTCAGCCCTTCGAGGGTCTGAGGCTGCTGGATATCGGCTGCGGCGGCGGCCTGCTCAGCGAGCCCATGACCCGGCTGGGCTTCTCGGTCACCGGTGTCGACGCCTCGGAGCGCAACATCGGCACCGCCAAGGCCCACGCCGACGAACAGAAGCTCGACATCGACTACCGCGCCGGGACCGCCGAGGGCCTGGAGGCCGACGGCGCCGGCCCCTTCGACGTGATCCTCAATATGGAGGTGATCGAGCACGTGGCCGATCCGGGCGAATATCTGCGCAGCTGCTCGCGTCTGCTGGCGCCCGGTGGCCTGATGATCGTGGCGACCCTGAACCGCACCCTCAAGGCCTTCGCCCTGGCCAAGGTCGGTGCGGAGTACGTCCTGCGCTGGCTGCCGGCCGGCACCCACGACTGGACCAAATTCCTCAAGCCCGACGAACTGCGCGGCTTCCTCAAGGATGAGAAGCTGCAAGTCCAGGGACCCTTCGGGGTGGCCTTCGACCCCATGAATGGGCGCTGGTGCCGGTCTTCGGACTGCGACATCAACTACATGATGACTGTCACCCGCGACGCGTCGTAA